The following proteins are co-located in the Brachybacterium sacelli genome:
- a CDS encoding ABC transporter ATP-binding protein, whose product MTSSEENEENPENEKKAQNAPDPEASASPEDAPAPAGTPTPATAPAGTPTAVATPAAPAGDEASTAAEIASEKDAQRGLRPGQSAKNFWPSTKRLVREIGPESTFLVLAILIGVVSVALSVVGPKILGRATDIIFTGVISKNLPPGADPEEVIAQTRARGEEQFAEMLSGMTLTPGEGIDFTALHQTLALAVGLFVASGLLMWLQGVALNRIIYRVVYRLRREVEEKLHRLPLKYFDRMKRGEILSRVTNDIDNLQNTLMNTVTGLVNSILTVLGVLVMMLTISWQLSLIALAVIPVAVVVTAVVGSKAQKLFAQQWDATGVVNSEVEEAYTGHALVTVFGRRQQVAERFEERNEKLFRASFGAQFVSSLIMPLMMFVGNLSYVVVAIVGGLRIVSGQLTLGDVQAFIQYSRQFTQPLSQVASMATMLQSGVASAERVFELLDAEEQQPETTIDTAAAGIGEGRVEFEHVRFSYSRERELIRDLSLVADPGHTVAIVGPTGAGKTTLVNLVMRFYEVDDGRITIDGIDIRELTRAQLRSRTGMVLQDTWLFKGTLRENIRYGRLDATDEEVLEAARATHVDDFARQLPDGYDTVVDDDETTLSAGEKQLMTIARAFLARPDLLILDEATSSVDTRTEVLVQNAMNRLREGRTSFVIAHRLSTIRDADLILVMEAGDIVEQGTHEQLLAAGGAYARLYRSQFEGAAVDIDAEEELAAQGAEPEVPTATGGIAPGGV is encoded by the coding sequence ATGACGAGTTCTGAGGAGAACGAGGAGAACCCGGAGAACGAGAAGAAGGCACAGAACGCACCTGACCCGGAGGCGTCGGCCTCGCCGGAGGACGCCCCGGCTCCTGCGGGCACCCCCACGCCCGCGACGGCGCCCGCCGGCACTCCCACGGCGGTCGCCACGCCCGCGGCCCCGGCCGGCGACGAGGCGTCGACGGCCGCGGAGATCGCCAGCGAGAAGGACGCCCAACGCGGATTGCGCCCCGGCCAGAGCGCCAAGAATTTCTGGCCCTCGACCAAGCGCCTGGTCCGCGAGATCGGACCGGAGAGCACGTTCCTGGTCCTCGCGATCCTGATCGGCGTGGTCTCGGTGGCGCTCAGCGTCGTCGGCCCCAAGATCCTGGGCCGCGCCACGGACATCATCTTCACTGGGGTGATCTCGAAGAACCTGCCCCCGGGCGCCGATCCGGAGGAGGTGATCGCGCAGACCCGGGCGCGTGGCGAGGAGCAGTTCGCCGAGATGCTCTCGGGGATGACGCTGACCCCCGGCGAGGGCATCGACTTCACCGCGCTGCATCAGACCCTCGCCCTGGCCGTCGGCCTCTTCGTCGCCTCCGGACTGCTGATGTGGCTGCAGGGCGTCGCGCTGAACCGGATCATCTACCGCGTGGTGTACCGGCTGCGCCGCGAGGTCGAGGAGAAGCTGCACCGCCTGCCGCTGAAGTACTTCGACCGGATGAAGCGCGGCGAGATCCTCTCGCGTGTCACCAACGACATCGACAACCTCCAGAACACCCTGATGAACACGGTCACCGGGCTGGTGAACTCGATCCTCACGGTGCTCGGCGTGCTGGTCATGATGCTCACGATCTCCTGGCAGCTCTCGCTGATCGCGCTCGCCGTGATCCCGGTGGCGGTGGTGGTCACCGCGGTGGTGGGCTCGAAGGCGCAGAAGCTGTTCGCCCAGCAGTGGGACGCCACCGGCGTGGTCAACTCCGAGGTCGAGGAGGCCTACACCGGGCACGCGCTGGTCACGGTGTTCGGTCGTCGCCAGCAGGTCGCCGAGCGCTTCGAGGAGCGCAACGAGAAGCTGTTCAGGGCCAGCTTCGGGGCGCAGTTCGTCTCCTCGCTGATCATGCCGCTGATGATGTTCGTGGGGAACCTGTCCTATGTCGTGGTGGCGATCGTCGGCGGTCTCCGCATCGTCTCCGGCCAGCTCACCCTCGGCGACGTGCAGGCCTTCATCCAGTACTCCCGGCAGTTCACGCAGCCGCTGTCCCAGGTCGCCTCGATGGCCACCATGCTGCAGTCCGGTGTGGCCAGCGCCGAGCGGGTCTTCGAGTTGCTGGATGCCGAGGAGCAGCAGCCGGAGACCACGATCGACACCGCCGCCGCCGGCATCGGGGAGGGTCGCGTCGAGTTCGAGCACGTGCGTTTCTCCTACAGCCGCGAGCGGGAGCTGATCCGCGACCTGTCCCTGGTCGCGGACCCCGGCCACACCGTCGCGATCGTCGGCCCCACCGGAGCCGGCAAGACGACGCTGGTGAACCTGGTGATGCGCTTCTACGAGGTCGACGACGGCCGGATCACCATCGACGGGATCGACATCCGCGAACTCACCCGCGCCCAGCTGCGCTCGCGCACCGGAATGGTCCTCCAGGACACCTGGCTGTTCAAGGGCACCCTGCGCGAGAACATCCGCTACGGCCGGCTGGACGCGACCGACGAGGAGGTGCTGGAGGCGGCCCGCGCCACGCACGTGGACGACTTCGCCCGGCAGCTGCCCGACGGGTACGACACGGTGGTGGACGACGACGAGACGACGCTGTCCGCCGGGGAGAAGCAGCTGATGACCATCGCCCGCGCCTTCCTGGCCCGCCCCGATCTGCTGATCCTCGACGAGGCCACCTCGAGCGTGGACACCCGCACCGAGGTGCTGGTGCAGAACGCGATGAACCGGCTGCGGGAGGGGCGGACCTCCTTCGTCATCGCCCACCGGCTCTCCACGATCCGCGACGCGGACCTGATCCTGGTGATGGAGGCCGGCGACATCGTCGAGCAGGGAACCCACGAGCAGCTGCTCGCGGCCGGCGGCGCCTACGCGCGGCTGTACCGCTCGCAGTTCGAGGGCGCCGCGGTGGACATCGACGCCGAGGAGGAGCTGGCCGCCCAGGGGGCGGAGCCCGAGGTCCCCACCGCCACCGGCGGGATCGCCCCGGGCGGGGTGTGA
- a CDS encoding amino acid ABC transporter ATP-binding protein, giving the protein MTHAATPVPEEAPSERTAAASGRRAAAPAPLIQLESIHKAFGDLHVLKGCDLEVAPGEVAVLVGPSGSGKSTLLRCINQLEEPTAGRVRIAGVTQGYVEEPLPDGRWQKLSTAEIARQRARIGMVFQRFHLFPHMTALANVMEAPMQVLGRTKAQAQESALALLERVGLADRADHYPSELSGGQQQRVAIARALAMEPELMLFDEPTSALDPELVAEVLAVLKELAEGGMTMIVVTHEMGFAREVADQVVFMDDGMILEQGTPEQLIEHPQSDRLQGFLASVL; this is encoded by the coding sequence ATGACCCACGCCGCCACCCCCGTGCCCGAGGAGGCCCCGTCCGAGAGGACCGCTGCGGCCTCCGGCCGTCGCGCCGCCGCCCCCGCGCCGCTGATCCAGCTCGAGAGCATCCACAAGGCCTTCGGCGATCTGCACGTGCTCAAGGGCTGCGATCTCGAGGTCGCCCCCGGTGAGGTCGCCGTGCTCGTCGGGCCCTCCGGGTCCGGCAAGTCCACGCTGCTGCGCTGCATCAACCAGCTCGAGGAGCCGACGGCGGGGCGGGTGCGGATCGCCGGCGTCACCCAGGGCTACGTCGAGGAGCCGCTGCCCGATGGTCGCTGGCAGAAGCTCTCCACCGCCGAGATCGCCCGCCAGCGCGCCCGCATCGGCATGGTGTTCCAGCGCTTCCACCTGTTCCCGCACATGACCGCACTGGCGAACGTCATGGAGGCGCCCATGCAGGTGCTGGGCCGGACCAAGGCCCAGGCGCAGGAATCCGCGCTCGCCCTCCTCGAGCGGGTGGGCCTGGCCGACCGCGCCGACCACTACCCCTCGGAGCTCTCCGGCGGTCAGCAGCAGCGCGTCGCCATCGCTCGTGCGCTCGCGATGGAGCCCGAGCTGATGCTGTTCGACGAACCCACCTCGGCACTGGACCCGGAGCTCGTCGCCGAGGTGCTGGCCGTGCTCAAGGAGCTCGCCGAGGGCGGCATGACCATGATCGTGGTGACCCACGAGATGGGCTTCGCCCGCGAGGTCGCCGACCAGGTCGTGTTCATGGACGACGGCATGATTCTCGAGCAGGGCACCCCCGAGCAGCTCATCGAGCACCCGCAGTCGGATCGTCTCCAGGGCTTCCTCGCCTCGGTGCTGTGA
- a CDS encoding ABC transporter substrate-binding protein, which translates to MSSLRPRRRTLLRALPFALGGAALAPALGACTHASERLDAETNAIPEVDLGGIEEQPELAALVPQEIRERGELVNGAALNYAPGEFVGSDGEAVGYDIDILAAVGRVLGLRTRTESAVFAQIIPAIGSTYDVGISSFTIDPQRLEQVSMVSYFAAGMSYAVKSGNPYGITPPDLCGSRVAHQVGTYMDDVVVERDEQCRADGGSGIVDQPYVGNADAATAVAGGKADVLIGDSPVIAYAVDRSRGTLEQVGDIEDAALNGIVVAKDQPELAEAIRAAVQHLIDSGALREILAAWGNENGMIETSEVDPQQ; encoded by the coding sequence GTGTCTTCACTCCGTCCCCGCCGGCGCACCCTGCTGCGCGCGCTCCCGTTCGCGCTCGGCGGCGCCGCCCTGGCCCCCGCACTCGGGGCCTGCACGCACGCCTCCGAGCGCCTGGACGCCGAGACCAACGCGATCCCCGAGGTCGACCTCGGCGGCATCGAGGAGCAGCCCGAGCTGGCCGCCCTCGTGCCGCAGGAGATCCGGGAGCGCGGGGAGCTCGTCAACGGCGCTGCCCTGAACTACGCGCCGGGTGAGTTCGTCGGCTCCGACGGTGAGGCCGTCGGTTACGACATCGACATCCTCGCCGCCGTCGGCAGGGTCCTGGGCCTGCGCACCCGGACCGAGTCCGCCGTGTTCGCGCAGATCATCCCGGCCATCGGCTCCACGTACGATGTCGGCATCTCCAGCTTCACCATCGACCCGCAGCGGCTCGAGCAGGTCTCGATGGTCTCCTACTTCGCTGCCGGCATGTCCTACGCCGTCAAGAGCGGGAACCCCTACGGCATCACCCCGCCGGACCTGTGCGGCTCCCGCGTCGCCCACCAGGTCGGCACGTACATGGACGACGTCGTCGTCGAGCGTGACGAGCAGTGCCGGGCCGACGGCGGCAGCGGGATCGTCGATCAGCCCTACGTCGGCAACGCCGACGCCGCGACCGCCGTCGCGGGCGGCAAGGCCGATGTCCTGATCGGCGACTCGCCCGTCATCGCCTATGCCGTGGACCGCTCGCGCGGCACCCTCGAGCAGGTCGGCGACATCGAGGACGCGGCGCTGAACGGCATCGTCGTGGCCAAGGACCAGCCGGAGCTGGCCGAAGCGATCCGCGCGGCGGTGCAGCACCTCATCGACTCCGGCGCCCTCCGCGAGATCCTCGCGGCCTGGGGCAACGAGAACGGCATGATCGAGACCTCGGAAGTGGACCCGCAGCAGTGA
- a CDS encoding amino acid ABC transporter permease, whose protein sequence is MSTQTSAPAAGHRHGSDPIPGRIRAKASPRPGTWISAVVVALLVLGLINFLVTNPVFDWATVATYILDVKVVQGVGWTLLITVLAMVLGTIVALTAAIMRRSENPVLRGVSWAYIFVFRGTPVYTQLVFWGLFAVIVPKIALGVPFGPEWFSFATRDYFPAFWAAVVGLGLNEGAYLAEIIRSGLNSVDKGQTEASKALGMGNGNILRRIIIPQAMRVIVPPLGNETIGMLKTTSLVLAVPFTLDLTFATNAIANKLYAPIPLLIVAAIWYLAITSVLMVGQYYLERYFGRGFDDRPGGASRRSRQAAVNRAGTTPKDSLPEVEL, encoded by the coding sequence GTGAGCACACAGACCTCCGCCCCCGCCGCCGGCCACCGCCACGGCTCCGACCCGATCCCGGGCCGGATCCGGGCCAAGGCCAGCCCCCGCCCCGGCACCTGGATCAGCGCCGTCGTCGTCGCGCTGCTGGTCCTGGGGCTGATCAACTTCCTGGTCACCAATCCCGTCTTCGACTGGGCGACCGTGGCGACCTACATCCTCGATGTCAAGGTGGTCCAGGGCGTCGGCTGGACCCTGCTGATCACCGTCCTGGCCATGGTGCTGGGCACGATCGTGGCGCTGACCGCCGCGATCATGCGTCGCAGCGAGAACCCCGTGCTGCGCGGCGTCTCCTGGGCGTACATCTTCGTCTTCCGCGGCACACCGGTGTACACGCAGCTGGTGTTCTGGGGACTGTTCGCCGTGATCGTCCCGAAGATCGCCCTCGGCGTCCCCTTCGGTCCCGAATGGTTCTCCTTCGCCACCCGGGACTACTTCCCGGCGTTCTGGGCCGCTGTGGTGGGCCTGGGCCTGAACGAGGGCGCCTATCTCGCCGAGATCATCCGCTCCGGGCTGAACTCCGTGGACAAAGGGCAGACGGAGGCCTCCAAGGCGCTGGGCATGGGCAACGGCAACATCCTGCGGCGCATCATCATCCCGCAGGCCATGCGCGTGATCGTCCCGCCGCTGGGCAACGAGACCATCGGCATGCTGAAGACGACCTCGCTCGTGCTCGCCGTCCCCTTCACCCTCGATCTGACCTTCGCGACCAACGCCATCGCCAACAAGCTGTATGCCCCGATACCGCTGCTCATCGTGGCGGCGATCTGGTACCTCGCCATCACCAGCGTGCTGATGGTGGGCCAGTACTACCTCGAGCGGTACTTCGGCCGCGGCTTCGACGACCGCCCCGGCGGAGCGTCGCGCCGCTCCCGCCAGGCCGCCGTGAACCGCGCCGGCACGACCCCCAAGGACTCGCTCCCGGAGGTGGAGCTCTGA